Proteins co-encoded in one Pelodiscus sinensis isolate JC-2024 chromosome 9, ASM4963464v1, whole genome shotgun sequence genomic window:
- the PIGC gene encoding phosphatidylinositol N-acetylglucosaminyltransferase subunit C has translation MVCAQVEASPGRCWQKVLYERQPFPDNYVDHRFLEELRKNIHARRYQYGAVVFETGGVIQQLCSVCVFVVIWWYMDDGLLPPQWLFGAGLASSLVGYVLFDVIDLGAGRRASGRTRWADLRSTLVFIAFTYGFSPLLKTLTESVSTDTIYAMSVFMLLGHLIFFDYGANAAIVSSTLSLNMAIFASVCLASRLPRALHTFATVTFAIQIFALWPMLQKKLKARTPCCYVGVTLLFALAALAGLLTLSGVAALLFSLLLVSISFLCPYCLLRLQLHKDNIHGPWDEAEIKDDLSKFLM, from the coding sequence ATGGTCTGTGCGCAGGTGGAAGCCAGCCCGGGGCGGTGCTGGCAGAAGGTGCTGTACGAGAGGCAGCCCTTCCCCGATAACTACGTGGACCACCGCTTCCTGGAGGAGCTGCGGAAGAACATCCACGCCCGCCGCTACCAGTACGGGGCGGTGGTGTTTGAGACGGGGGGAGTGATCCAGCAGCTGTGCAGCGTCTGCGTCTTCGTCGTCATCTGGTGGTACATGGACGACGGGCTGCTGCCCCCACAGTGGCTGTtcggggcggggctggcctcTTCCCTCGTTGGCTACGTCCTGTTTGATGTCATAGACTTgggggcaggcaggcgggcgAGTGGACGGACCCGCTGGGCGGACCTGAGGAGCACCCTGGTGTTCATAGCTTTCACCTACGGCTTCTCCCCGCTGCTGAAGACCCTGACGGAGTCGGTCAGCACGGACACCATTTACGCCATGTCGGTCTTCATGCTCCTGGGGCACCTCATCTTCTTCGACTACGGGGCCAACGCCGCTATCGTCTCCAGCACGCTGTCCCTCAACATGGCCATCTTCGCCTCCGTGTGCCTGGCCTCCCGGCTGCCCCGTGCCCTGCACACCTTCGCCACGGTCACCTTCGCCATCCAGATCTTCGCCCTGTGGCCCATGCTGCAGAAGAAACTCAAAGCGCGGACGCCCTGCTGCTACGTAGGGGTGACCCTGCTCTTCGCCCTGGCCGCGCTGGCCGGGCTGCTGACCCTTTCTGGCGTCGctgcccttctcttctccctgctgCTGGTCTCCATTTCCTTCCTGTGCCCTTACTGCCTCCTTCGGCTGCAGCTGCACAAAGACAACATCCACGGGCCGTGGGACGAAGCCGAAATCAAGGATGACCTCTCCAAGTTCCTCATGTAG